The genomic interval attgtttgcatgtgttccaagtgtaatcaatatccaatgtcagctgggttcagtgggtgtaggtgaactccaactcccatttgCAAGTctcatcgtccagtgtccatccccctccaaacagcgccaggatgtagagtaggtcatgggggctctatgtaccaagtttggtcttgatcagtcatttgtgtgggtcgcggtgctctcaagaagtgagtgaagttatagcaagtcccatcatccgtggtccctcctcctccaaacttcaccaggatgtaaagtgggccaccctgcacctgtgtgtcaatttGGTCCAGTTTCATCATTCGTAGGCAtgacagtggtctgtgggaggtgaattggatgaaggtactgcagatcccataatccttggtccatcctccgccaaactgctgcagcatgtaaagtgtgtcatttggggtATGTGTGCCTGGTtgagttcagttctgtgattcgtgGCAGTTGCTATATGCAACCATCTCAaaataacacaacacaccagacatcacagttgtggaaaagaaaaaggtttggatcattgatgttgccatcccagatgagagttgcattgacgaaaaacaacaggaaaaactcagccgctatcaggacctcaggattgaattgcaaagactctggcagaaaccagtgcaggtggtcctggtggtgatgggcacactgggtgccgtgccaaaagatctcagccggcatttggaaacaatagacgttgacaaaattacgatccgtcaactgcaaaaggccaccctactgggatctgcgcgcatcatctgaaaatacatcacacagtcctagacacttgggaagtgttcaacttgtggttttgtgatatgaaatccagcatatctttcttgtttgctgtgtcataataaaatattattattattaataataataccaataataataatgcagcatTTGTGTCCTATTTTTCTCCAGAGGTGACATCTGACACTCAAACCAATCAGAATATTTAATTTATGTGCCACTTCTCTCCCATAATGGAGCCAACTTGCCCAGTTTCTGATTCAAAGAAGGATTGATAGATATTTCATTGATTTATTTCATTGGCTGTTGGATTGGGACCCAGGACAGCTCAGTTGAAACCAGTAGACTTTCAAACCACAGTTCAAACCATCGCAAGGGACGTGATTGGCCAGATGGGACCGAGTAGAATGgactttgtttgttttgtttccttggaGATGAGATAGAATGTTGGGAAAGGTGGCTGGTCAGTTGAGGTGTTGAGTGGCATTGGTCGGTTGAGGTGGTGAGTGGCAGTGTTCAGTTGAGGTGTTGAGTGGCATTGGTTGGTTGAGGTGGTGAGTGGCAGTGTTCAGTTGAGGTGTTGAGTGGCAGTGGTCAGTTGAGGTGGTGAGTGGCAGTGGTCGGTTGAGTTGGTGAGTGGCAGTGGTCGGTTGAGTTGGTGAGTGGCAGTGGTCGGTTGAGGTGGTCAGTTGAGGTGGTCAGTTGAGGAGATCACTTGTTGTGGTTGTTTGCGGTGGAGAGATTTCGAGAGCGAGAGCGGTCTTGACAAGACAGGCGCCTACGACATCGATTCCCTTCTAGGCATATTTGCCATTTGCGCTGTTCTCTTGACTTTTTTGCCTATTTCTTAGTCATGGTAAGTGTTGTTAAAACGGGACCTACtactgctttgaaatgggatGAGCTTTTAAAACTAACGTGGCTGCTTTCTCCTTACCCTTCATTTATAGGTTACTTAGTTTTTCAGTTCTCTCTGAGTGAGATTCAAGGGGATTttggaacaaaataataaaaatatcctTGAGATGTAGAAAGGAATGAAAGGCTTTGTAATGAATATGCGAGTAAAAGGAAAATGTGGCAATTTATACATGTTAAGATTTTTGAATAGGAGGTTGGTGGCTTGTCTATGGTTTCAGGCACTGGGGATGACTCTTCAACGGGTTTGGTGATTTAGTTTAAACTGTCCAAGGTACGGAACCTATTTTGGAATCGGGGCTCAGCACCTTGGGTAGCTCTTTTAAGATCCAGATTAAAGCTAAATTAAATTCACGATGTGCGGTGTGGATTTCTGCTGCCTCTTTTTTTGGccgtcccaaaaatcccagcatcTTTGGATGACTGCATCTTTGAATATTTGAAAAGGGGAAGGAAACACTTTCAACATCCCATGTAGACATTGATGAACTTCTTATCCATTCTCTTCCTAATCCTTGGAAGCTTTCACCCAAAAGATATGATTTTGGAAACAGTTCAAGGAAAAACCTATCGAGAAGGTGCCCTAAAATAATTTTCCAAGGCATAGTGGATCATTTTGCCCCAATTTCACTTGGCCTTCATCGTCTTTTGGAGGTTGTTTGTTGGCCTTTCCCAGAGCCTGAGTGTGACTTCCTCCAAGTCTTCCTGTGACCTCTTTCAagattttagagcagtggttctcaacctgggtccccagatgtttttggccttcaactcccaaaaatcttaacagctggtaaactggctggggtttctgggagttgtaggccaaaaacatctggggtccaggttgagaaccacctcaGTTTTAGAGGCTGTGTTGTAAGACTAGAGAGctatgtggtatagtggtttgagtgttggatcagGATGCAaggagaccagggctcaaatccccaTTTGTTTTGGCCATagcaacccactgggtgactctggGCAATACTGGAGGGAATTGGGTGCCTGAGACCATAAGAAAtacgtgttttctgatggtctttggagaccctTCTGAaatctcctaataataataacaattataataataatagttttattcggAAGGTCATCCTACTCGGACACGAGTGATTGCCGATGACATGAATAGTTTTATTTCCCCCccgcctctcctgatggcttgagGGGGGTTATAGCATGACTAAAGCGTAAACAAACAcatcatcattttaaaacaatctattatatatatatatatcaaaacatATTTCGACAAAACAAAACTTGCATACAGTATTTGAATACATCATTTAAAATGTGATATAGCAGGCTGTCCTACCTGTGAACAcaattttttgcagtttaatacacttttccccattttaatgatagaaccaattcatattattaatattaatattaatgcccCTTTTTATCTCCCCGGAAGGGGACcttttgtttatttcttcatAGAATGGGAATTCCACCAAGCAGAGTTAAGGCTCCTTCTTCCGCTATTTTCTTGCATCGGGGTGAAATTCGGTCATGTCCCCGATTTTGCTTTAGGACTCACCGGcgtgtttttcttcttttgcagCCGAAAGGCAGTGAGACCAAATCTGGAAGAAAAGGCAAGAGTCCTCAGGGCCCTGTCCCCGGTACATCCAGGAGCAAGCCCATCCAGAGCGGCGAAGACAAACTGCATGACTTGGACCCGGAGAGCTTCAACATAGTAGGTTTTCCTCTGACTGAATGTGGATAGTGAGGGGAAGCAGGTAGAAGGCGCCGACTTCCCAGATCTTGGGAGTTGGAGACACGGAAGAATTTAGAACTTGTGCTGCCTTCTGACTCTAACCATTTAAGGCTCCTTCTCTCAAGAGCCAGATATAGGGAATAGCAATGGAACGGGGAGGTTGAAAGTAACCCCGACTCCTTCCACCCCACTCTGGGCCACCATATGGCTAAGAGATAGGCTTGCTCTCTGCTTGCTCTCCTTTTCAGTGCAAAGAGAGGATGCGGCCGGTGAAGAAAGCGCTGAAGCAGCTGGTCAATCCGAAGAGAGGGCTGTCTGAGAAGGATCAGGTGGAGCACATCCGGAGGTGCCTCCTGGAGATCGGTGACCACATCTCCGAGTGCTTGAAGGCGTTCTCGGAGCAGGAGGAGCTCAAGCTCTGGAGAGGGTAAGCCAGGCCTCCCGTCCCTGGGCTCAAGGGACACAAGAGGGAAAGCCTGGCCAGCACGGAGGGAACACACTCCCTTTCATGTCCCCAGGaacctctggatctttgcctccaaGTTCACAGACTGTGATGCGAGGAAGCTGCACAACCTGTACAAGAGGGTGCACAAGAAGCGGtcccaggaggaggaggtgagacGGAGACATCAAAAGAGGGGAGGGTGCTACAGACCGTGGGGACTCAAAGGAGTGAGACTTCTGCATAGAGAAACAAGCAGGCGATCCCAGAAGCAAGAAACGTGTCCTCTAGGAAAACCTACAGGCATTTGTTTGCCTGGAACAGTTTTGGTCTTTTGGGACTCTTTCAATATATTCAAGGCAGGGGCAGCTGGGGATTGCAATCCAAGCTTTGGTCTCAATTACTGATCCTTTCTCCAGTGGTTTAGGTTTTTGGATAGCCCCAAGGTTAGATTAGAACTCAGAATAGCTAGAGACAGATGAATAGCTAGATATACAGACCAGCAGTCTGTTTATTAGTTGATTCACTTATTAAGGCAGTACTAGGAGGGTGTATTCTTCAGTTCCAATGTTAAAGAACTATCCCAGGGATTTAACTCTATCCCCTTGGATGCAACGCCTTTGAAAGTTCTACTAAAGTTCCGATGAGAGTGGTTTTACTGTctcaagggggaaaaaagatagAAACACCACCAACTGTGGTTCAGGTGGTTTGGTCAAGGCCTAGAAATCTCTTTTGGCCAGATCACTGTCGTGTTTGTCACCAAGGCCTCTCTTTGCTCTCAGTGGAAACAGCAGAAGAAAGAAGAGGCCACCGGAGCCAAGAAGATGTTTCGCCCGGAGCACTGTGGGTCCAGCTTGGATTCCGTTTTGTCTCCCTTGCCCAACGCCACTtcagctcctgctcctgctcctgctcctgctcctgctcctgctcctgctcctgctcctgctcctgctcctgctcctcctcctcctcctcctcctcctcctcctcctcctccaaaggtccACCATCCACAGCCCCATCCTTCTCAGATACATGGGCAACAGTGTGACAACTACAGCTACCCGAAGAAAAGGCCTTTCAGTAATTCGGGTAAGGGACCAAACGGAAGCTGGCACAACATGAGACAGCAAAACCAAGCAAATCCCTTTCCttggctcatgtataagtctataaaTCTAATCACGTGGCTCCCAAAGCTCTTGGCTTTACCGAAgagtttcccttttctttcctgcaGACCGAAGCGACTGGCAGCGGGAGCGCAAGCTCAGCTACGGCGGCAACTCCAGGCAAGGACGGGGTGGAGAACGGCACCATCCGTACGAGCAGCACAGGCACAAGGAGCACCAC from Anolis carolinensis isolate JA03-04 unplaced genomic scaffold, rAnoCar3.1.pri scaffold_9, whole genome shotgun sequence carries:
- the LOC134293592 gene encoding chromodomain-helicase-DNA-binding protein 2-like — translated: MGIPPSRVKAPSSAIFLHRGEIRSCPRFCFRTHRRVFLLLQPKGSETKSGRKGKSPQGPVPGTSRSKPIQSGEDKLHDLDPESFNICKERMRPVKKALKQLVNPKRGLSEKDQVEHIRRCLLEIGDHISECLKAFSEQEELKLWRGNLWIFASKFTDCDARKLHNLYKRVHKKRSQEEEWKQQKKEEATGAKKMFRPEHCGSSLDSVLSPLPNATSAPAPAPAPAPAPAPAPAPAPAPAPPPPPPPPPPPPPKVHHPQPHPSQIHGQQCDNYSYPKKRPFSNSDRSDWQRERKLSYGGNSRQGRGGERHHPYEQHRHKEHHDGDRRPREEPHCSSESYQPKTPSRKRPHEQDNSDRDHRGHRDSYDQ